In the Peptoclostridium acidaminophilum DSM 3953 genome, one interval contains:
- the rplW gene encoding 50S ribosomal protein L23: protein MTNAHDIIIKPIVTEKSMSEMSDKKYTFVVAKNTNKTEVKKAVESIFGVKVEKVNTINYDGKKKRMGKHEGTTASYSKAVVKLTADSKEIEFFAGV from the coding sequence ATGACTAATGCACATGATATAATCATAAAGCCAATAGTAACTGAAAAAAGCATGAGCGAAATGTCTGACAAAAAGTACACATTTGTAGTGGCTAAAAATACAAACAAAACCGAAGTTAAAAAAGCTGTTGAAAGCATATTCGGTGTTAAAGTTGAAAAAGTAAACACTATAAATTATGACGGCAAAAAGAAAAGAATGGGCAAGCATGAAGGAACTACTGCTAGCTATTCAAAAGCCGTAGTGAAACTTACTGCGGACAGCAAGGAAATAGAATTCTTTGCAGGAGTTTAG